The Streptomyces achromogenes DNA segment CGGCCGGATCCCGGCCGCCCGGTCCCAGGCCGACCGGGTCACCGGACTGCAACAGCAGTACCCGGCAGCTCCCCGTGTGGCCTCCTTCGAGGATGTCCAGCTTCTGTACGCGCTCTCCCGTCTGCGCGGAGCCCTCCGCCAGGACGACGAGATACTGGGCGGCGCCGTATCCCTCCTGGAACGCCACGACCGGCAGCACCGCACCCAGCTCCTGGCGACCCTGCGCTGCTACCTGGACCATTTCGGCGACACCAACGCCGCGGCCGCGCAACTGCATCTGCACCCGAACACCTTCCGCTACCGCCTGCAACGCATCCGTGAGCTCAGCGGTTTCGACCCGCGCGACGCGCAGACGCGTTTCCTGGCGGAGCTGCACCTGCGCCTGCGCGACCTGGACCGGACGGGCGGACCATGACGATCGAATTCCGTGTCCCGGCCACCGCCACGGAACTGGTGGGCTTCTCCTATTCGCCCGCCCTGGAGGCGGTTCTGAGCCTGCACGTCCTCGTGGAACCCAAACACCACCCGGTCCAGCACCCGTGGGTGAGGGCGATGCGCCGACTCCCGCCGGCGCTGAAACGCGAGATCGACGCGTTCTCGTTCGCTTTCCGGTCCTACTTCCCGGAGTTCTTCTTCCCCTCGCCGACGGGCGAGCTGCTCGACTTCGCCGATGAACTGGAGCGCCTGCGGAGGATCGACCCGGAGCTGGCCCGTCTGGAGTTCGCCCTGCCCCTGCTCACCCCCTGGCCGGCGGACGGCCCGGTCAGGGACCCCGACGTGCTCGCTGAGCCGGTCGTGCGCCGCCGGCTGTCCGAACAGGCGGCAGCCGTCTGCGGAGAGACGCTGGCCACGCTGCTGCTCGACGACCCGGGCGCCCTTCTGGAGCGCTTCCTGCGGCTGCTGGAAGGCTACTGGGAGGAGGCGTTCGCCGAGGAGTGGCGCAGAATCGAGCCGGAACTGGCCGACAGCGTCACGGAGGCCGGCCGGCAGATCGCCGAGCACGGCCTGTACGGCATGCTGCGCGCGTTGTGGCCCGAGGTGCGATGTGATCCCGTGGCCGGAAGGTTCTGGCTGGAGCGGCCGCACGACCATCAGGTCGCCATCGGCCCGCACGAACAACTCGCCCTGGTACCCAGCGCCTTCGTATGGCCGCACATCCGCGTCAACTGCGACGGCCCGTGGCCTCTCGGACTGGTCTTCCCCGCCTCCTCCATCGTGCGGGAGGCCCGTCCGCGCATCCCCCCGGCCCAACTGGTCGGCGTCCTGAGAGCGTTGGCGGACGACACCCGCCTGCGGGCGCTGCGCCTGATCGCCGAGCGGCCCCGCAGCACCCAGGAACTCGCCCCGCTCGTCGGGGTCAGCGAGGCCGCCCTGTCCAAGCACCTGCGGGTGCTCGCCGAGGCGGGACTGCTGGAGCGCTGCCGCCAGGGCTACTACGTCCTGTACCGGCTCGTACCCCGGAAAGTGGCCGAGCTCGCGCCCGGCCTGGAAGGCTTTCTCGGCGAGAACAGCGCCCCGCCGACGCTTGATTAGCGTTTCGACGAATAAGTTGAACAGTGAATTCACCGACGCCCACAGTTGCGGCATGCCGCTTCTCAACGACCGAAATCTGATCCTGCTCTTCGTCGGCCAGGGCGTATCCCGCCTCGGTGACGGCCTGTACACCGCCGCCGTCGCCTGGCAGGCCTGGGCCCTCACCCACGACCCGTCGGCGGTCGCACTCGTCACCGTGGCCGCCTATGCCCCGGCGTTCCTGGCCACCTTCGTCGCCGCCTCCTACGCGGACCGCTACGACCGAAGACGCCTGATGATCGGCACCGATCTAGCCCGCGCCGCCGTGGTGGCTGCCGGGGCCGCCATGCTGCTCGCGGGGGTGCGGGACCTGACGGTCCTGGTGCTGGGAACGGCCCTGCTGGCGCTGATCGGCGCTCCGTTCGCCCCGGCCCGCAACGCCATCGTGCCGCAGATCGTGCCGGCCGAGCGTCTGCAGCAGGCCAACGGCATCCTGCAGGTCGCCTTCCGAGCCGCCTTCTTCGTCGGGCCGCTGCTGCTCACCCCGCTGCTCACCTACGCGTCCTTCCCCGCGGTCCTGGCGCTGGACGTGCTGACGTTCCTGGTCTCCGCCGCGGCCGTGGCCGCCCTGCGTGTCCCCCACCCTGCGCCGGAGGGGCCTCGCCGAGGGCTGGGAACGGACCTCGCCGAGGGCCTCGCAGCCATACGCTCGGCCCCCGATGTGCTGGTCGTCATCACGACCTTCGTGTTCGCGCTCGCCGTGGCCAGTGGCTTCCTGGCCGTCGGTCTCGTCGCCCTGGTCGGCCAGGGTGGTCCGTACGGGCTCCTGCTGGGCATCGCCGGCCTCGCCGAGATCGCCGGCGCGCTGGTGCTCACCAAGCTGCCTCTGCCCCGCCTCGCCGTGACCGCGGTCCTGGCGTGGGGGCTGCTCGGCGCCTTCCGTCTTCCTCTGGGCCTGGTCCACTCGACCGCGGCGATCGCCGTGCTCCTCATCGTCACCGGACTCGCCTCCGCCCTGACCGACATCCCGCTGATCGCGCTGGTCCAGCAACGCATTCCCGAGGCCCACCTCGCCAAGGCCCTGGGCCTGTGGGAGGCAGGCGTCGCGGGCGCCCTGGCGGTGTCGCCGTTCCTGGCCTCCGGCGTCATCGGCCGGATCGGCGTCGGCCCCGCCTTCGTCGTCTCCAGCGCAGCGCTCATGGCACTCGCCATCGCCGCCGCTGTCGTTCTCAACGCCGTCTCCCGGGCCGACCGGCACCGCACCGATCCAGGCAGGGACAGAGGAAACTCCCCAGGTGCCTCGCGATCGCCCGGATCGGCAACTGCTCGGCCAGATACAACCTGCGAATCTCCGCCCAGCCCTACGTGGCCACGTTTGTGATAGCAGGCACGCGCGATCCCTGCGGGGTCTTGGCGTACTCGGCCGGGCGGCCGCTGTGGTGACGAACTTTCCGCTCGTCACCACAGGCGACCGGGCCTCTGCCCAGCCTACGAGCGGTATTCCCACTGCTGACAGCGAGAGGCTCTGAAAGGACTTCTACGCGCAATCATGCCCACGCACCCCATCGCGGATCCGGCCGCCACGAAGGCAGCCGGCTACGCGCCACCGGCAACCGCGCACTGCTTTTCCGGTCAACGGTTTTCCACTACGGACGGGGGCCAGTTGCCCCTTCACCAGTGTTCTTGCAGAGCCAGCGGTGCGTGATCTCCGCGATCTCCGCCCACCGCGGGTGGAGGGTGACGCCATGACCGAAGTCAGCCGGGTAGTGGTAGTCCGCGCCCAGCATCCGGGCCAGCCGGTGAACACAGGCTGGATCGGACAAGAGGTCGTGCTCCGCCCCGAGGACGAGGAGCGGCCCCGAGATTTTCACCGGATCGATCGGAACGTTCCAGTCCGTGCTGAGCCGGGACGCCGCCACCGGGGACTCTGCGGCCTTCCTTTGCCGACTCGAACGGCGGACGCCACATCTGAGTGAAATCGATGGGCATCTCGATCGTTTCGGGCTCCGTCTCAACGGGGAGGCCGGGCGTCAGCAGCGCTACCCCCGCGTGCCGGTGGTTCTCGACGTACTTCATGGTCGCGAGTGCGCCCATGCTGTGGGAGACGATGAGGGGTGGTTCCGCGACCTGTTCGCCACCGGCAGCGGTGCCTTCACCGCGCAACGCCACGTCGAAGACCTGCGCAACCTCACCGGCCGACCGCGCCCGTACCACACCGGATCATGACCGTGGCATCGACGCCGGAAAGCAAGCGGGGGCCGCATCGTGAAAGTCGATGCGGCCGTCGCTGCCGTGGCGAGGCTCGGTCGCCCGAGGGTGATGCCGGGATGACGAGAATCAGACGCCGTAGGGGTTGTCGATGATGTAGACCCAGTCCCCCTCGCTCGTCCTCTTCATCACCTCGACCGCCTTCCCCTCCACGATGCCGTCTTCGCTCGTGATCCGCCAGGACGGCTGAACCATCGCCAGGTCGCCGTTCTGATGGACCGACGCGGCCACCACCTCCATAGTGCTGGGCGAGGCGAGGTAGGGCTTCAGCGCTTCCTTGATGCCTTCCCTGCCGTAGACCGGCTCCTGCCCCGGTCCCGGTACGAACATGGCGTCTTCGGCGAACAGGGAACCCAGTCCGTCGAGGTCCCGGTCCTTGAGGTACTGGGCGAAGCGCTCGTGCACAACTTCCGGCTTCATGTTCTTTCCTCTTCTTTTCTATTCGTTTCTTCGTTGCGGACGGGCCGGTCGGCTACAGGCCGATCTGCGTGAGCCATTGACCGGTGGTGCGCGGCGTCAGCCCCACAAGCTGCCGGGCGCTGTCATGCGCGCTGATGATCTTGTCCGGCACGGTGGCGAGGCCCTCGTACGGTGCGGTGACCACAGCCGCTCCCGCGTCTGCGGCGGCACAGGAGGAGCGGGTTGGTGTGCCGGCAGCGGCCCTGGGTGAGGTGTCAGCGGGTGTGCGGGTCGGGCAGGGTGAGGGGCTCGCCCAGGGTGGGCCAGTGCAGGGGGACGCCGGCCGTCTCGAAGGTCTGCTGGACGTGGCCGCGGTCCTCGGTGTAGTGCGCCCAGCCCTCGGCGTGCACGGCCACCACGAGGGGGTCACCGAGCAGGCGGCGGGCCTCGACGGCCTGGACCGCGGTCAGCGACAGCCGAACGTCACCGAATGCCTCGAATCCGGCCGCGCCCAGGTGCAGCAGCGCCACGTCGACGCGGTACCGGCCGGCCAGGGCGCTCATCGCGTCCAGGTCGACGGTGTCACCGGAGACGTACACGCTCGGCGTGGAGCCGTCGTCGGTGTGCAGGAGGAAGCCGGTGACCGGGCCGGTGAGTTCCTCGGTGCCGACGGGACCGTGGCGGGCGGGGACCGCGGTGATGTTCAGCGGCGTACGGCCCGGCGTCGACAGGGTCCTAGTCTGCCAGGGCTCCAGGCCGACGGCCGCACCCCCCAGATCGGTGGCGCCGGCGACGGTGGTGAACACCTGCGAGGCAGCGGAGGCCACCGCACGCCCGGCGGTGTCGAGGTTGTCCAGATGCCCGGTGTGGCTGACCACGACGGCGTCGAGAGCGGGCAGTTGCGAGGGCTTCAGCGCCGGGTCGGCGGTCTTGCGCACCGAAACCGGGCCGTCCTGGTACTCGGTGCCGGCGGCGTCGAAGGTCGGGTCGGTCAGCAGCGTCCAGCCGGCCAGGCGGATCAGCGCGGTGGGGCCGCCGAGCACCGTCACGTTGTTCACGGCGCGGGTCACGGCGTCGTCGGTTGCCACGGGTTACTCCTTGACGATCAGGGGTTGGTCCCCTCACTCTGACCGAGTTACTTCCTATGGGGAAGTACATACCTTTAGGTGAGGTGAGCACGTGCAGGAAAGCACGCGCGGCAACGTCCGTAATCCGGCCTGCCCCGGCAGGCAGCTGTTCGACCTGGTCACCGCCCGGTGGGCCGCCCTGGTCCTGGTCGACCTCATGGACGGCCCGCAACGCTGGTCCGAGCTGCGCCGTCGGGCCGGCGGCGTCAGCGACAAAATGCTCGCGCAGACCCTGCGCGACCTCGAAACCGGCGGACTGATCACCCGCACCGTGCACGCCGACCGCCCACCGACGGTGCAGTACGCCCTGACCGACCTCGCCCGCGACGCCACCCCCGCACTGCAACACCTGCAGAACTGGGCCGAAGAACACACCAGCGACTACGCCCACCACCGACACACCCACACCACCCACCCGACACCCTGAAAAGTCAGACTCGGAGTGCACACGTCACCGTGCTTCTGCCGTGAGCGAGCGCCCTGACCAGCACGAACCGCGTGCGGAACCCAGGACTCGATACGGCTCGCTGTCACTCACGGTAGATGTGCTGCCACCGACGGGGGCCGGGCCTTGCGAGCTGCGCAGAGGGCCGACGGGGCCGGTCTTGTTCATCCAGAGCATGATCTCGTACCTGTTGTTGGGGTCCCAGATGCCGTACGCCGTCGTGTACGCACCGCTGGAGGGGACGGTCACCTTGAAGCTGAACGTGACCGAGCGCAGCTTGCTGAGCTTCTTGCCAATGCGGTGGGTGGCTTGGGGTACGTGCGGGCCGAAACGGTGCAGACCTGGGTCCGTAGATCCCAGGTCGGCGGGCAACGGCCTGGCGCCACCTTCGAGGAGGCCGCGGAGATCAAGCGACTCAAGGCCGAGAACGTTCGGCGTGGTGCGAGCGGGCACGGCCGGAAGATGAGCGCTCCGCGCTGTGTCTCGTTTCCCCGACTGAGCGACAGCCTCAACGAACCGCCGTACACCACGTCCGTGGACCTGACCGTTGAGACGTCTGCCCAGCGAGATCGTGGTCTGCGTATGCCTGCTCACCGAGTTCGTCGGAGGTGGTGTCGACGATGGTGACGCCGCGCGTAACGTGCGGACTGAACGCCCAGGGGAGCCGGCCGTTCCCGCCGCCGCGTGTCCCGGAAGCGCCGACGACCAACCCGAAGGCGTGTCATCGACGGGGTGTGCTGTCCCGCAGGACGACGTTCGTGGAGACCGGTACGATCCGCGGGGCATCGTCGTCGGAGAGCGCGAGTTCCATCGCGAAGAGCCCGACCTGGTTCAGGGGTACGGTCACGGTGGTCAGCGCCGGGTGGACGTCCACCGCTGGGCCGATGTCGTCGAAGCCGGCGACGGCGACGTCCTGGCCGGGGACCAGCCCGGCGTCGCGAAAGGCGGTCATGACGCCGATCGCCATGACGTCGTTGACGGCGAAGACGAGTTCGGCGCCGGCCAGGCCCCTCCGGACGAGCTCGCGGGCGGCCGCACAGCCGCCTCGGCGGCTGAACTCGGCTTCGACCACGTACCGCTCGTCCACGTCGATGTTGAACTCGCGCAGGCCCTCCACGAAGCCGTCGCACCGGTCACGGGACGTCTTGAGTCCGGCGCCTGCGCGGACCACCGCGAACCGACGGTAGCCAAGGCCGACCAGTGCGCGGGCGAGTTGCCGCGCTCCACCGTAGTTGTCGATGCTGACGGTGTGGAACGGCAGGTCGTGCCGACTGATCAGAACCACGCTGCCGCCCGCTTCCCGGTAGGCGTCGAGTTCCTCGATGAGGGGGGCGCGGGTGTCGGTGCCCTCGATGCGGCTGCCGGTCAGGATGATGGCGCGGGGCCGCATGCCGCGCAGGGTTCTGACGATCTGGAGTTCCCGCTCGGGGGAGCGGTCCGCGACCGCCATGGTGACGATGAGTCCGGCGGCCTCCGCCGCCTGCGTCACCCCTCCCGCGATGGAGGAGAAGTACGGGTCGTCGACACCGTTGACGACCAGCGCGGCGGTGTTGGTCGAGCCCCGCGCGATCGCCTGGGCGGACAGGTGCGGGGTGTAGTCGAGTTCAGCGGCTGCGGCGAGCACACGGGCGGCGTTCTCCTGCTGGACGTTTCGGACGCTGCCGTTGAGCACGCGCGACGCGGTGGCTTGCGAGACGCCCGCCGCCCGCGCCACATCACGCAGGGTCGCCTTGCGCTCCCCGGACACGAACTTCCCGCTGGGGGGCGGAGGAGGCGCTGCCGACCCATCTTCCATGCCGCATATTGTGCACCGAGCCGCACAGCGTCTGGGAGTGCGGGGTGATCACGGAAGGTCACTCCACGGCAGAACGCTCGCGCCTTCGGATATGTCGCCCTGGGTGCGCGCCGTTGCGGAACCGCGATCGGCGAAACTTCGGCGAAACCGGCCGTATCCCGTAGAGGGCCGGCCACGGATATTCTCTCGGATACCGTCCACGGCGGCTCGCCTCGTCAAGCGGGAGGGAACGGCACGATGCCTCATCCAGCCAGACCTACAGTCACTCTGCGTGATGTGGCGGCGGCTGCCGGTGTGTCGGTGCCGACTGCGTCACGAGTCCTGGGCGGCAGTTCCCGGACGGTGGCGGCGGAATACCGGCAGCGGGTCCTCGCCGCTGCGGCTGCGTTGCGCTACAGCGCGGACGCCTCGGCCCGGGCGATGCGGCGCGCGAACGACTCGATCGCGGTCGTCGGCGACGACCTCACGACCCCGTCGATGGGCATGGCCGCCGCGGCGATGGAACGGCGGGCGCGCGACGCCGGTGCGTTCGTGACCGTCTCGTCGACCCACGGGACCGCCACGCGCCAGCTGGAAACCGTCCGGCTGCAGCGTGCCCTCCGGCCCCGTGCGCTCATCCTGACCTCCAGCCGCCTCGACGCGAACGCGCTCGACGGGCGCCTGCTCGACGAGCTGCTCGGCTACGAACTCGAGGGCGGCCGGGTGGTGATCGTCGGCGACACCGACATGCCGTTCGACTCCATCAGCTTCGACAACTACGGCTCGGCAAAGGAACTCGCCCATCACATCGCCGAGTTGGGGCATCGGCACGTGACGATCCTGGCCGGCGCCCGGGGGCGGGGGAACGTATCCGCCCGCACCGCGGGCTTCATGGCCGGGCTCCGCGACGGCGGTGTCGAGGAGCGACACATCCGGATCTCGCATGGTGCGGTGAGCCGCCAAGGTGGATTCGACGCGGCGCAGAGGCTGGTCGCCGAAGGGCGGGAGCCGTCCCATGCGGTGCTCGCAGCCAACGACACCATCGCCATCGGTGCGATGTCCGCCTTCCGGGCTGCCGGAGTGGCGGTGCCGGCGGACGTCTCGCTCACCGGTTTCGACGACATCGAACTCGCGACCGACGTGACACCGCGGCTGACGACCGTGTCGTTGCCGCTGGCACAGGCGGGTGCCGAAGCGGTCCGCCTCGCACTCAGGGCTCGTGCGGAAAAAGAGCACTTGATGATGCGCGGCCAGGTCGTGGTGCGCGACAGCACGACGATCCGCGTGGCCTGAACCGCCACTCAGCCGGGGTGCGGCCCGGTGGAGGCCGGGCCAACGCACGCAGGACCTCCAGGAACCCCTGCACAAACCCTTGACGCCTTCGGTCACAGGCGGCCACACTGCCCGCGCGGAATACGATTTCCCGACCGTTTCCGAGTACAGACATCTGAGCTTTCCGCAAACTCCAGCGGTTGCCCGAGCTGCCTCGGCGTCCCCGTGGCGATCGATGCGCAGTCGACCGATCAAGCCCAATGCGAGTACGACCTCCCCAGCTTGGCCCCCCTGCCGGACGCGCGGTCCCACGCAACAGGGTCCAGGACCGCGTCTCAGTGCAAGTCACACACCCGCACCGCCCCCAAGGAAGGCCCCCGTGCACAATGCTTTGAGCCTGCCTGACAGGCACATCAGACGGTTGGCGGCCCTGGCCGCCCTACTCATGGCACTGGCCCTGCTGACCGGGCGAGCAGTGTCGCCGGCGTATGCCGCCACCGACACGGCTATCACCGTGGACGGCGCCAGCGGCGGCCGCACCTTCGACGGTGTCGGAGCGATCAGCGGTGGCGGCGGCAACAGCCGCCTCCTCGTCGACTACCCGGCCACCCAGCGCAGCCAGGTGCTGGACTACCTGTTCAAGCCCGGTTACGGCGCGGCCCTGCAGATCCTCAAGGTCGAGATCGGCGGCGACACCAACTCCACCGACGGTTCCGAGGCCAGCTTCGAGCACGCGAGGGGCGAGATCGACTGCAACGCGGGCTACGAGTGGTGGATGATGGAGCAGGCCAAGGCCCGTAATCCCGGCATCAAGCTCTTCGCCCTGGCCTGGGGCGCACCCGGCTGGATCGGGAACGGCAGCTTCTACTCGACGGACGGGATCAACTACCTGATCGACTGGCTGGGCTGCGCCAAACAGCACGGCCTGACCATCGACTACATCGGCGGCCGGAACGAGAAGACGTACAACGCCGGCTTCTACGAGCAGCTCAAGTCCGCCATGGCGGCGAACGGCTACACCTCGACCAAGCTGGTCGGCAGCGATGAGACCAACTGGAACATCGCCACCGCCATGAAGACCGACAGCACCCTGAACAACGCCGTGGACATCGTCGGCGCGCACTATCCCTGCACGTACGCGTCCGCGATGACCACCTGCTCCTCCTCCGCCGACGCCCAGTCGCTGGGCAAGCAGCTCTGGGCCAGCGAGAACGGCTCGGAGAACGCCGAAACCGGAGCGGCCCCGGTCGCCCGCGCCATCAACCGCGGCTACCTCGACGCCAAGCTGAGCGCGTACATCAACTGGCCCCTGCTGGCCGCCGACTACCAGAACCTCTACTTCCACGACCAGGGCCTGGTCACCGCCAACCAGCCGTGGTCCGGCGCCTACAGCGTCTCCCGCACCGCCTGGTCCATCGCCCAGACCACGCAGTTCACCTCGCCCGGCTGGAAGTACCTCGACACCGCCTCCGGCTACCTCGGCGGCGACCGTGCCAACGGCAGTTACGTCAGCTACGCCGCGCCCGACAAAAGCGCCTGGAGCACGGTCTTCGAGACCATGGACGCCACCGCGTCCCAGACGGTCACCCTGAACGTGGCCGGCGGCCTGCCCGGCGGCGCCCTGCACGTGTGGTCCACCGACCTGTCGCAGCCCGGCGGCGCCACCCCGCGTATGGTGCAGAACAGTGACCTGACCGCCACCAACGGCACGTACAGCCTCACCCTGGACCCCGGTCACGTCTACACGGTGACCACCACCACCGGTCAGGGTGCCGGCACGGTCACCTCGCCCGCGCGCAACCGGCTCGTCATGCCGTACTCGGACTCCTTCGCCGGCTACAGCACGGGGCAGGAGGCGAAGTACTTCGCCTCCATGAACGGCGCGTTCCAGGCCGCCCCCTGCACCGGGGGCCGCACCGGCCAGTGCCTGCGCCAGACCGCACCACAGAAGCCGATCGTCTGGTGGTATCCGGCCTCGAACGCCGTCCAGCCCTACACCCTCATGGGCGACGTCGGCTGGAGCAACTACACGGCCAGCTCCGATGTACTGCTGGAGAAGAGCGGCAGCTCCGCAGAGCTTCTGGGCCGTGTCGGCACCCAGACGAAGTTCAGCGCCGGGGGGATGAACGCCTATCACCTGCGCCTGTCCGACACCGGGTCCTGGTCGCTGCTGAAGACCGACACCGCCGGCAACAACGCGTGGAACTGGACCACCCTCGCCAGCGGTACCGTCACCGCGCCCGGCACGGGTACCTGGCACAAGCTCTCCCTGACCTTCCAGGACAGCACCATCACGGCCAAGATCGACGGAAACACCGTCGGCACGGTCACCGACGCGAGCTACGGCGCGGGCCTGGCCGGCCTGGGCACGGCCGGCTACTACCCCGTCGAGTACTCCAACTTCTCCGTCACCCACGAGCCGGTCAGCGACCTGTCCGGCACCTACAAGATCGTCAGCCTCAGCAGCGGCAAGGTGCTCACCGTCTACAACGGTGGAACCAGCGACGGCACGCCCGTTGTCCAGAAGACCGATGCGAACAGCGGCAGCCAGCAGTGGAACCTGGCCTACACCAGCGGCGGCTACCTCACCGTCACGGGTGTCACCAGCGGCAAGGCCCTCGACATCAACGCGGCATCCACCTGGCCCGGCACCCAGTTGCAGGTGGGGACCCCCAGCGGGAGCGTCAGCCAGCAGTGGCTGATCGTCCCGGCCGGCAGCGGCACGTACACCATCGAGTCCCGCTCGAACGGGTACAAGGCCGACGTGTACAAGGGTGGGACCACCGACAACACCCCCATCGACCAGTGGTTCACCAACGGCAGCAGCAACCAGCGGTGGAAGCTGGTGAAGGTGGCCTGACCGGCTGAGCAGCGAAAGACCGTGAGCGGGGCAGGCCCGACCCCCGGGCCTGCCCCCGACGGGCGCCGGAAGCGACGGCGCGCGTGTCGGACCGGCCCACGAGAGCCGGCCCGCTCAAAGCCTTGACGCACTTGACAACCGCTGGGCACCCTGAGCGGAATACGTTTTCCCGCAGGCTTTCCAGAACATTCCGGAGAGGCAGACATGAGGATTCTCGGCGAACCGCGGTGGCGGAAGAACGGCGACCACGAGGACTCGCGCCACGCCGCGTTCGAGGTGTCGGAACTTCCGCAGGATCCGGCCGCCGAAGAGCCATGTCCGCCCGGACTCCCCCGGATGTCGTCGCGCACTCGCTGGTACGTCCACCGCACGGACCGGGGCCGTCCGGGCCCCGAGCCGTTACCCGCAGGCCCGCCCACAGGCGTCATGACAGGAGCCAGCACCAGACCCCGGACGACAAGAAGAGGACCATGACCGTCAATCGAAGACTTCTGCCACAATCGACCGCCGCCGTACTGTGCGTGCTGGCCGTCGTGATCGCGTCGATCGTGCTCATCCCCGCGCAGCGGGCTTTCGCCGCGGGCACCACCTACTACGTGAGCACGAACGGCAGCGACAGTAACGCGGGCACTACCAGCAGCGCGCCTTGGCGCTCGCTGACCAAGGTCAACGCGACGACGTTCCAACCCGGCGACATCATTCGCTTCGAGGCCGGTGACAGCTGGACCGGGCAACTGTGGCCGAAGGGGTCCGGCGTCGACGGCTCCCCGATCTCCATCGACAGCTACGGGACGGGTGCCAAGCCGAAGATCGCCGGTCAGGGGACCGTCGGCGACGCGGTGCGGCTGAACAACCAGCAGTACTGGGAGATCCGCAACCTCGACGTATCCAACGCGGTGCCCACGGGGACGACGGACGGTTCGAAGCTCGGCGACTTCCGCGGCATCGGCGTGCACGGCGACAACGGCCAGACCCTGCACCACTTCGTGATCGACTCGGTCGACGTGCACGACGTCACCGGCGAGGTCAAGTGGGTCGGCGGCAGCACAGCCAACAACAAGCCGGGCATCTCCTTCGCGCAGGGCTGGGACCGCTCGAAGGACACCGGCGGCATCGCCTTCCTCACCAGCGTGCAGGACATCACCGCGCCCGGCGCCCCCACGGTGCTCGACGACATCACCGTGGAGAACTCCACCATCAAGAACACCTCGTTCAGCGGGATCGTCACGAAGCAGTACGCCGGTGACGCCCCCGGCGCCGTCTACACCGGCTGGGGCAAGCGCGCCACGGCCACCGACCCCGCCTACACCCCGTACACCGACGTCACGTTCCGCGGCAACTACATCACGCAGGCGAACACCCCCTACGGCTGCAACGGCATCTACCTCACCGGCGTCCGCGGCGGACTCATCGAAGGCAACGTGATCGACCGGGTCGGCGTCTCCGGCGTCGAGACCAACATGGCCGACAACGTCACCGTCCAGCACAACGAGATCATGGGCACCCACCTCTCCTCGGGCGGCGCCGACCAGAACGCCCTGGACCCCGACATCGGCACCACCAACCAGGTGTTCCAGTACAACTACCTCCACGACAACGGCGACGGCATCCTGCTGTGCGCGTGCAACTCCGCAGTCAAGTTCGGCAGCGTGATCCTGCGCTACAACGTCGTGACGGGCAGCAGCAGATGGACCCTTCACCTGTCGCAGTCGGCCGGCACGACGGCGGACATCTACAACAACACCTTCTACAACACCGCGGCAGCGGCCATGGTGGACGGCGGTGTCACCAGCCCCGGCAAGGCCAC contains these protein-coding regions:
- a CDS encoding ArsR/SmtB family transcription factor, with translation MTIEFRVPATATELVGFSYSPALEAVLSLHVLVEPKHHPVQHPWVRAMRRLPPALKREIDAFSFAFRSYFPEFFFPSPTGELLDFADELERLRRIDPELARLEFALPLLTPWPADGPVRDPDVLAEPVVRRRLSEQAAAVCGETLATLLLDDPGALLERFLRLLEGYWEEAFAEEWRRIEPELADSVTEAGRQIAEHGLYGMLRALWPEVRCDPVAGRFWLERPHDHQVAIGPHEQLALVPSAFVWPHIRVNCDGPWPLGLVFPASSIVREARPRIPPAQLVGVLRALADDTRLRALRLIAERPRSTQELAPLVGVSEAALSKHLRVLAEAGLLERCRQGYYVLYRLVPRKVAELAPGLEGFLGENSAPPTLD
- a CDS encoding MFS transporter translates to MPLLNDRNLILLFVGQGVSRLGDGLYTAAVAWQAWALTHDPSAVALVTVAAYAPAFLATFVAASYADRYDRRRLMIGTDLARAAVVAAGAAMLLAGVRDLTVLVLGTALLALIGAPFAPARNAIVPQIVPAERLQQANGILQVAFRAAFFVGPLLLTPLLTYASFPAVLALDVLTFLVSAAAVAALRVPHPAPEGPRRGLGTDLAEGLAAIRSAPDVLVVITTFVFALAVASGFLAVGLVALVGQGGPYGLLLGIAGLAEIAGALVLTKLPLPRLAVTAVLAWGLLGAFRLPLGLVHSTAAIAVLLIVTGLASALTDIPLIALVQQRIPEAHLAKALGLWEAGVAGALAVSPFLASGVIGRIGVGPAFVVSSAALMALAIAAAVVLNAVSRADRHRTDPGRDRGNSPGASRSPGSATARPDTTCESPPSPTWPRL
- a CDS encoding YybH family protein, with amino-acid sequence MKPEVVHERFAQYLKDRDLDGLGSLFAEDAMFVPGPGQEPVYGREGIKEALKPYLASPSTMEVVAASVHQNGDLAMVQPSWRITSEDGIVEGKAVEVMKRTSEGDWVYIIDNPYGV
- a CDS encoding MBL fold metallo-hydrolase, with translation MATDDAVTRAVNNVTVLGGPTALIRLAGWTLLTDPTFDAAGTEYQDGPVSVRKTADPALKPSQLPALDAVVVSHTGHLDNLDTAGRAVASAASQVFTTVAGATDLGGAAVGLEPWQTRTLSTPGRTPLNITAVPARHGPVGTEELTGPVTGFLLHTDDGSTPSVYVSGDTVDLDAMSALAGRYRVDVALLHLGAAGFEAFGDVRLSLTAVQAVEARRLLGDPLVVAVHAEGWAHYTEDRGHVQQTFETAGVPLHWPTLGEPLTLPDPHTR
- a CDS encoding winged helix-turn-helix transcriptional regulator, which produces MQESTRGNVRNPACPGRQLFDLVTARWAALVLVDLMDGPQRWSELRRRAGGVSDKMLAQTLRDLETGGLITRTVHADRPPTVQYALTDLARDATPALQHLQNWAEEHTSDYAHHRHTHTTHPTP
- a CDS encoding LacI family DNA-binding transcriptional regulator; this translates as MEDGSAAPPPPPSGKFVSGERKATLRDVARAAGVSQATASRVLNGSVRNVQQENAARVLAAAAELDYTPHLSAQAIARGSTNTAALVVNGVDDPYFSSIAGGVTQAAEAAGLIVTMAVADRSPERELQIVRTLRGMRPRAIILTGSRIEGTDTRAPLIEELDAYREAGGSVVLISRHDLPFHTVSIDNYGGARQLARALVGLGYRRFAVVRAGAGLKTSRDRCDGFVEGLREFNIDVDERYVVEAEFSRRGGCAAARELVRRGLAGAELVFAVNDVMAIGVMTAFRDAGLVPGQDVAVAGFDDIGPAVDVHPALTTVTVPLNQVGLFAMELALSDDDAPRIVPVSTNVVLRDSTPRR
- a CDS encoding LacI family DNA-binding transcriptional regulator, with product MAAAAGVSVPTASRVLGGSSRTVAAEYRQRVLAAAAALRYSADASARAMRRANDSIAVVGDDLTTPSMGMAAAAMERRARDAGAFVTVSSTHGTATRQLETVRLQRALRPRALILTSSRLDANALDGRLLDELLGYELEGGRVVIVGDTDMPFDSISFDNYGSAKELAHHIAELGHRHVTILAGARGRGNVSARTAGFMAGLRDGGVEERHIRISHGAVSRQGGFDAAQRLVAEGREPSHAVLAANDTIAIGAMSAFRAAGVAVPADVSLTGFDDIELATDVTPRLTTVSLPLAQAGAEAVRLALRARAEKEHLMMRGQVVVRDSTTIRVA